A part of Entelurus aequoreus isolate RoL-2023_Sb linkage group LG10, RoL_Eaeq_v1.1, whole genome shotgun sequence genomic DNA contains:
- the cnga4 gene encoding cyclic nucleotide-gated cation channel alpha-4, whose protein sequence is MARSFTPGKRGRFSLESPKVPGRVFGSLRFWSDVNGPGSGWRRWLRWRRRLEIADEGEDGSDKDNCSQDSASRTGWRGWVVDPAEHFYYVWLQLMVFPVVYNWVIIILRTCFTSIALNYLPVWLTLDYVSDLLYATDMIIAVRTGYLHQGILIRDLNQLKKRYLHSKCFVRDLLSLLPTDLFYLVFGIETPMVRINRLLRTPRLNEALDRMETRTSYPNTFRISKLMIYIFVLIHWNACLYFALSNYIGFGSDGWVYPNITNPVFASTRRQYFYCFWFSAQIFTTVGDTPLPSREEAFLFMIADLLIAVLVFASIVGNVGSVITSLRDRDNVFFPNHELVKAYLRSHHISKELRQRIDNWYQHLHINKKIMRENEILQQLPIHLRTEIAVSVHLPTLSKVTIFQSCEKSLLEELVLKLTPQVFSPGEYVCRKGDVGHEMYIIKEGKLAVVADDGVTEFAVLSEGNFFGEISILNIRGNKLGNRRTANIRSIGYSDLFSLSKEDLTDVISEYPVAKRHLEEKGRQILTKMGMLDVGGGKVIDAAEKMEVKISCLESIMEDLQTKLARLMAEAESSNRKMEARVMQLEWEVAARYSQTVHGEDDHDEEGQWRGRGVGEEVVCEREEAEGEEEEAEFCKRGQDVDSREVAEDGDGESAKDEAQRLLQGNEGK, encoded by the exons atggctcgcagctttacaccgggaaaacgaggacggttctcactggagtcccccaaagtcccgggtcgtgtgttcggatcacttcgtttctg GTCCGACGTCAATGGTCCAGGCTCCGGATGGCGTAGGTGGCTCAGGTGGCGTCGGAGGCTAGAAATAGCAGACGAGGGAGAGGATGGCAGCGACAAAGACAACTGCAGCCAGGACAGTGCATCCCGGACAGG CTGGAGAGGCTGGGTGGTGGACCCGGCCGAGCACTTTTACTACGTCTGGCTGCAGCTGATGGTTTTTCCTGTCGTCTACAACTGGGTGATCATCATTTTGAG GACTTGCTTCACGTCCATCGCCCTCAACTACTTGCCCGTGTGGCTCACACTTGACTATGTGTCTGACCTGCTGTACGCCACAGACATGATTATTGCTGTCCGCACGG GGTACCTGCACCAGGGCATCTTGATCAGAGACCTAAATCAGCTCAAGAAGCGCTACCTTCACTCTAAATGTTTTGTAAGGGATCTGTTGTCCCTACTGCCCACCGACTTGTTCTACTTGGTCTTTGGCATCGAAACGCCCATGGTGAGGATAAACCGTCTCCTTCGGACGCCACGACTCAACGAGGCACTCGACCGCATGGAGACAAGGACCTCTTATCCCAACACCTTCCGCATCTCCAAGCTCATGATCTACATCTTTGTCCTGATCCACTGGAATGCCTGTCTCTACTTTGCACTGTCAAACTACATTGGCTTCGGAAGTGACGGCTGGGTCTACCCCAACATCACCAATCCGGTGTTCGCCTCCACGCGCCGACAGTATTTCTACTGTTTCTGGTTCTCAGCCCAGATATTCACTACAGTCGGAGACACTCCGCTGCCAAGTCGAGAAGAGGCGTTCTTGTTCATGATTGCCGACCTTCTCATCGCCGTGTTGGTGTTTGCCTCAATAGTTGGCAACGTCGGGAGCGTTATCACTAGCCTGAGAGACCGTGACAACGTGTTTTTCCCCAATCACGAGCTG GTGAAAGCCTATTTGCGCAGCCATCACATCAGCAAGGAGCTAAGGCAGCGTATCGACAACTGGTACCAGCACCTGCACATCAACAAGAAGATCATGCGTGAGAATGAAATCCTGCAGCAGCTGCCCATCCACCTGAGGACCGAGATCGCTGTGAGCGTTCACCTGCCCACTCTCTCCAAAGTCACTATCTTCCAGAGCTGCGAGAAGAGCCTGCTGGAGGAGCTGGTGCTAAAGCTAACACCCCAG GTGTTCAGTCCGGGAGAGTATGTGTGCAGAAAGGGAGATGTGGGTCACGAAATGTACATCATTAAAGAAGGGAAACTGGCAGTAGTCGCAGACGACGGCGTCACGGAGTTTGCTGTGCTGAGTGAAGGGAACTTCTTTGGAGAAATTAGCATTCTCAACATTAGAG GCAACAAGTTGGGCAATCGCCGCACTGCCAACATCCGAAGTATCGGTTACTCTGACCTGTTCAGCTTGTCCAAAGAGGACCTGACGGATGTGATTTCTGAATACCCGGTGGCCAAGCGACACCTGGAGGAGAAGGGCCGACAGATTCTCACCAAAATGGGCATGCTAGATGTCGGTGGGGGGAAAGTGATAGACGCTGCAGAGAAAATGGAGGTGAAGATCAGCTGCCTGGAGAGTATTATGGAGGACCTGCAAACCAAACTGGCTCGCCTCATGGCGGAGGCTGAGTCGAGCAACCGCAAGATGGAGGCCCGCGTAATGCAGTTGGAGTGGGAGGTGGCAGCTCGCTACAGCCAAACGGTGCATGGAGAGGACGACCATGATGAAGAGGGACAATGGCGAGGGCGGGGGGTCGGCGAGGAGGTCGTGTGTGAGCGAGAGGAGGctgagggggaggaggaggaggcagagTTCTGCAAACGAGGACAAGATGTGGACAGTAGGGAGGTTGCCGAAGACGGCGACGGGGAAAGTGCCAAGGACGAAGCACAAAGGTTGCTGCAGGGAAATGAGGGCAAATGA